The Spiroplasma citri genome has a segment encoding these proteins:
- a CDS encoding TraG/VirB4 family ATPase encodes MIVTDPEREYQELCKYYDGNWIDAGDASIGKINPLQILDNNFIDELENTNSSPLSNHLRFLEQWFKTLYPDFNGREINLLTKYLKLLYHQFKITNNSDINKINNNDFPIMNDFYYLLEKEYKNNKNQLLKEFMDLIATDFLNDGKYQALWNGHTTIKFNNNFIVYDVYNLFDLDDKKTNAAQLILMLNIIKKEIKENRFKDNNQIVIIVDEAHLAIDKDNPAALNFMYQMTKRIRKYNGALVVATQNIADFVENETIFKKTTAIINNSQYSFIMGLKPNDLEKVINLYKSYGRLTSVEQDYIARSVKGQGLFFVSGFERYRIEIQANKKEKAGFGKKDN; translated from the coding sequence GTGATTGTTACTGACCCTGAAAGAGAATACCAAGAATTATGCAAATATTATGATGGAAATTGAATTGATGCAGGAGATGCTTCTATAGGAAAAATAAACCCCCTACAAATTTTAGATAATAACTTTATTGATGAATTAGAAAATACCAATTCATCACCCCTGTCAAATCATTTACGATTTTTAGAACAATGATTCAAAACGCTTTATCCTGATTTTAACGGGCGAGAAATTAATTTATTAACAAAATATTTGAAATTATTATATCATCAATTTAAAATTACAAATAATAGTGACATTAATAAAATTAATAATAATGATTTTCCAATTATGAATGATTTTTATTATTTATTAGAAAAAGAATATAAAAACAATAAAAATCAACTTTTAAAAGAATTTATGGATTTAATAGCAACTGATTTTTTAAATGATGGAAAATATCAAGCACTTTGAAATGGTCACACAACAATAAAATTTAATAACAACTTTATTGTTTATGATGTTTATAATTTGTTTGATTTAGATGACAAAAAAACAAACGCAGCACAATTAATTTTAATGCTAAATATTATTAAAAAAGAAATAAAAGAAAATCGTTTTAAAGATAATAATCAAATTGTAATAATTGTTGATGAGGCTCATTTAGCAATCGATAAAGATAATCCAGCTGCCTTAAATTTTATGTATCAAATGACAAAGCGAATTCGGAAATATAATGGTGCTTTGGTTGTGGCAACACAAAATATCGCTGATTTTGTAGAAAATGAAACAATTTTTAAAAAAACAACAGCAATTATTAATAATAGTCAATATTCGTTTATTATGGGGCTAAAACCTAATGACCTAGAAAAAGTTATTAATTTATATAAAAGTTATGGCCGATTAACATCAGTAGAACAAGATTATATTGCTCGTAGTGTAAAAGGACAAGGGCTATTTTTTGTTTCTGGATTTGAAAGATATCGTATTGAAATTCAAGCAAACAAAAAAGAAAAAGCAGGGTTTGGAAAAAAAGATAATTAA
- a CDS encoding site-specific DNA-methyltransferase produces the protein MLKTNLGKLINGDALTFIKSLENDIVDLILTDPPYLYNLPKRKNEQINKNNISKSINKYINAIYDNNLHNSFDINTYLDEFYRISKTKFMLIWMNRWQIKDYLDWVYKNNMNFDFYFWEKTNPMPTNNFILQDKEYCMIIYSKKHQIPNYQNNYENKKTIFKNSTGSAYKITEHPTEKPLNIFYDLIQKYRRRLK, from the coding sequence ATGTTAAAAACAAATTTAGGAAAATTAATAAATGGTGACGCATTAACTTTTATTAAAAGTTTAGAAAATGATATCGTTGATTTAATTTTAACTGATCCACCCTATTTATATAATTTACCAAAAAGAAAAAACGAGCAAATAAATAAAAATAATATATCAAAAAGTATAAATAAATATATTAATGCTATCTATGATAATAATTTGCATAATTCATTTGATATAAATACTTATTTAGATGAGTTTTATCGAATTTCAAAAACTAAATTTATGTTAATTTGAATGAATAGATGACAAATTAAAGATTATTTAGATTGAGTTTATAAAAATAATATGAATTTTGATTTTTATTTTTGAGAAAAAACAAACCCAATGCCAACTAATAATTTTATTTTGCAAGATAAAGAATATTGTATGATTATTTACTCTAAAAAACACCAAATTCCAAATTATCAAAATAACTATGAAAATAAAAAAACAATATTTAAAAATTCAACAGGATCAGCTTATAAAATAACAGAACATCCAACAGAAAAACCACTAAATATATTTTACGATTTAATTCAAAAATATAGAAGAAGATTGAAATAA
- a CDS encoding VirD4-like conjugal transfer protein, CD1115 family: MWNKIKKKKIILLIGLCFVPIIFIFCLTLFGIGYSIFINWKEITIFINEIKQFQILSWWNYIIKNEYGLLITVGLSLALYCWFFYFVLFSKVKSKETAIKTTDKIDFGDSKWLSVKEIDDISEKINIKDNYKNTGFVFNCNKNKKDLLFNLKNNIHSVIVGSTASGKTQGIALPTIYLNGKSTAKPTMIITDPKGELYNLTSGFLAENSYKIKVIDFRNLEKENTWNPLKLIYDDFIKMIMTNNKKEKMRWKIKYQDKISSLSHMLIDKNIEDEFWNNSASIIIQGIILAILEDYEDKISKNNLTTEIEEILKKELFFNKFNMAFVAAIASIKKVLVEWLNNRKNTSIAKITASQVLVDSKENRTLDAILMTVAKSLEIFNNDFIRNLTSQNDINCNDFIEYSTVLYIIFSDENDNYYKLIAILISQIYQFLTNKASEIIEQKLEKPVYFILDEFANLTKINNIEKWVSISRSRNIFFQFILQDINQLKLNYGDTIAKIILNNCGMHIFLHTNDLETIKYYSELFGTKTIEQISINENKSNISVSKNLKSHLLMLTSELANLKQGQGIFKIARYNSMKITLKLWKDLKLVEKTNIFQLKEINYINFNKEYFYDIKNNKKEIKENEINEFVNLTTTEIKTNINNLKMQLREYENTNYKSIQNKTMINLFLQKIKNLEIELIKRQETNNYSEKE; the protein is encoded by the coding sequence ATGTGAAATAAAATTAAAAAGAAAAAAATAATTTTATTGATTGGTTTATGTTTTGTTCCAATCATTTTTATTTTTTGTTTAACATTATTTGGAATAGGTTATTCAATTTTTATTAATTGAAAAGAAATTACAATATTTATCAATGAAATTAAGCAATTTCAAATATTATCCTGATGAAATTATATAATTAAAAATGAATATGGATTACTAATAACAGTTGGATTAAGTTTAGCGCTTTATTGCTGGTTTTTTTATTTTGTTTTATTTAGTAAAGTGAAGAGTAAAGAAACTGCAATTAAAACAACCGATAAAATAGATTTTGGTGATAGTAAATGATTAAGTGTAAAAGAAATTGATGATATTAGTGAAAAAATAAATATCAAAGATAATTATAAAAATACAGGCTTTGTTTTTAATTGTAATAAAAACAAAAAAGATTTATTGTTTAATTTAAAAAACAATATTCATAGTGTTATTGTTGGCTCAACAGCAAGCGGAAAAACACAAGGCATAGCATTACCAACAATTTATTTAAATGGAAAATCAACTGCTAAACCAACTATGATCATAACCGACCCCAAGGGAGAATTATATAATTTAACTAGTGGGTTTTTAGCAGAAAATAGTTATAAAATAAAAGTTATTGATTTTCGTAATTTAGAGAAAGAAAATACTTGAAATCCATTAAAACTAATTTATGACGACTTTATTAAAATGATAATGACAAATAACAAAAAAGAAAAAATGAGATGAAAAATAAAATATCAAGATAAAATTAGTTCACTTAGTCATATGTTAATTGACAAAAATATTGAAGATGAATTTTGAAATAATTCAGCAAGTATTATTATTCAAGGAATTATTTTGGCAATATTAGAAGATTATGAAGATAAAATAAGCAAAAATAATTTAACAACAGAAATAGAAGAAATTTTAAAAAAAGAATTATTTTTCAACAAATTTAATATGGCTTTTGTTGCTGCCATTGCTAGTATTAAAAAAGTTCTAGTTGAATGACTTAATAATCGTAAAAATACCAGCATTGCCAAAATAACCGCAAGCCAAGTTTTAGTTGATAGTAAAGAAAATCGAACACTAGATGCTATTTTAATGACTGTTGCAAAAAGTTTAGAAATATTTAACAATGATTTTATTCGCAATTTAACATCTCAAAATGATATTAATTGCAATGATTTTATCGAATATTCAACAGTTTTATACATCATATTTAGTGATGAAAATGATAATTACTATAAATTAATAGCAATATTAATTAGTCAAATTTATCAATTTTTAACAAATAAAGCAAGTGAAATAATTGAACAAAAACTAGAAAAACCAGTATATTTTATTTTAGATGAATTTGCTAATTTAACAAAAATAAACAACATTGAAAAATGAGTTAGTATTTCGCGCAGCAGAAACATATTTTTTCAATTTATTTTACAAGATATCAACCAATTAAAATTAAATTATGGTGATACAATAGCAAAAATTATTTTAAATAACTGTGGGATGCATATTTTCTTACATACCAATGATTTAGAAACAATAAAATATTATAGTGAATTATTTGGAACAAAAACAATCGAACAAATTAGTATTAATGAAAATAAAAGCAATATTAGTGTTTCGAAAAATTTAAAAAGTCACCTCTTAATGTTAACTAGTGAGTTAGCAAATTTAAAACAAGGACAAGGAATTTTTAAAATAGCACGCTATAACTCAATGAAAATAACTTTAAAACTATGAAAAGATTTAAAGTTAGTAGAAAAAACAAACATATTTCAATTAAAAGAAATTAATTATATAAATTTTAATAAAGAATATTTTTATGATATTAAAAATAACAAAAAAGAAATAAAAGAAAATGAAATTAATGAATTTGTCAATTTAACAACAACAGAAATTAAGACAAATATTAATAATTTAAAAATGCAATTAAGAGAGTATGAAAATACAAATTACAAATCTATTCAAAATAAAACAATGATAAATTTATTTTTACAAAAAATCAAAAACCTTGAAATAGAATTAATCAAAAGACAAGAAACCAATAATTATTCTGAAAAGGAATAA
- a CDS encoding type I restriction endonuclease produces MENKCISESELEKKLINNLKIEGYEYIKLNNEEDIKINFRNQIFNHNKNELNNKPLTDKEFEKLLFKIMGKSIFNYAKILRQKITIERDDFKREDLELFNKDKWCDNIFQFTNQLTIKSIFQNRYDITILINGLPLIQIELKKPGINFKEALNQINRYKKESHKGLLKFIQFFIISNLIDTKYFSNNDGNILFENSFYWTDELNNRITNLFDFTKNFLNKCHVSKMIARYMIFNESKKILMIMRPYQIYAVEKLIKTASETNNNAYVWHTTGSEKTLTFFKLSQILKYMPEKEKIFF; encoded by the coding sequence ATGGAAAATAAATGTATTAGTGAATCTGAATTAGAAAAAAAGCTTATTAATAATTTAAAAATTGAAGGTTATGAATATATAAAATTAAATAATGAAGAAGATATTAAAATTAATTTTAGAAATCAAATTTTTAATCATAATAAAAATGAATTAAATAATAAACCATTAACTGATAAAGAATTTGAAAAATTATTATTTAAAATTATGGGTAAAAGTATTTTTAATTATGCAAAAATATTAAGACAGAAAATTACAATTGAGCGTGATGATTTTAAAAGAGAAGATTTAGAATTATTTAATAAAGATAAATGATGTGATAATATTTTTCAATTTACTAATCAATTAACAATAAAAAGTATTTTTCAAAATAGATATGATATAACAATTTTAATTAATGGTTTACCTTTAATACAAATTGAGTTAAAAAAACCAGGAATAAATTTTAAAGAAGCTTTAAATCAAATTAATAGATATAAAAAAGAATCTCATAAAGGATTATTAAAATTTATTCAGTTTTTTATAATTTCTAATCTTATAGATACTAAATATTTTTCAAATAATGATGGTAATATTTTATTTGAAAATTCTTTTTATTGAACTGATGAATTAAATAATAGAATAACTAATTTATTTGATTTTACTAAAAATTTTTTAAATAAATGTCATGTTAGTAAAATGATTGCAAGATATATGATTTTTAATGAAAGTAAAAAAATATTAATGATAATGAGACCTTATCAAATTTATGCAGTTGAAAAACTTATTAAAACAGCAAGCGAAACTAATAATAATGCCTATGTTTGACATACAACTGGATCTGAAAAAACTTTAACTTTTTTTAAATTAAGTCAAATTTTAAAATATATGCCAGAAAAAGAAAAAATATTTTTTTAG
- a CDS encoding type I restriction-modification system subunit M, translating into MTTHEKQNVQQQLFSKLWDISNTLRGTMEPSEYKEYILGLIFYRYLSDNVQSIIEKDLKIEGIDYQTALTDEKYRNDFLEVLYDNDSAGYYIEPEYLWQEIINKINIGKFDIFLLRKAFEKLIESTIGYSSEKEFENLFDSVDLDSSKLGKTEAEKSKIIAKVMLKINESEIDILGDAYEYLISKFASESVKAAGEFYTPQPVSKLLAKLVSQGKTEIKTVYDPTCGSGSLLLRVYKELKIGHLYGQELKTNSYNIARMNMMLHGLKYNKFNIYNGDTLEDDGFKGQEFEIIVANPPYSSHWSANQKFLSDERFSAYGKLAPKTKADFAFIQNMIYKLSDNGVMAAVIPRGILFRGNAELIIRKYMIEKNWIDNIISLPVNMFYGTSIPTCIIVMKKCKIDNSILFIDASKEFQKQGNKNTLTDKNIIKIINIFNKRKNIDKFSNLVDIEIIKENDYNLNIARYVDNTEEKEIINIKALQDNLINNEKEIQKLDEEFNLMLKDLVINNE; encoded by the coding sequence ATGACAACACATGAAAAACAAAATGTACAACAACAATTATTTTCTAAATTATGAGATATTTCTAATACTCTACGAGGGACAATGGAGCCATCCGAATATAAAGAATATATATTAGGATTAATATTTTATCGTTATTTATCAGATAATGTACAATCTATAATAGAAAAAGATTTAAAAATAGAAGGGATTGATTATCAAACTGCTTTAACTGACGAAAAATATCGTAATGATTTTTTAGAAGTTTTATATGATAATGATAGTGCTGGATATTATATTGAACCGGAATATTTATGACAAGAAATAATTAATAAAATTAATATTGGAAAATTTGATATTTTCTTATTAAGAAAAGCGTTTGAAAAATTAATTGAATCAACAATTGGTTATTCATCAGAAAAAGAATTTGAAAATTTATTTGATTCTGTTGATTTAGATTCTAGTAAATTAGGAAAAACAGAAGCAGAGAAAAGTAAAATAATTGCTAAAGTAATGTTAAAAATTAATGAATCAGAAATTGATATTTTAGGTGATGCCTATGAATATTTAATTAGTAAATTTGCTTCTGAATCAGTAAAAGCAGCAGGTGAATTTTATACACCACAACCTGTTTCTAAATTATTAGCTAAATTAGTTAGTCAAGGAAAAACGGAAATTAAAACTGTTTATGATCCAACATGTGGTTCAGGTTCATTATTATTAAGAGTATATAAAGAATTAAAAATTGGTCATTTATATGGTCAAGAATTAAAAACCAACTCATATAATATTGCAAGAATGAATATGATGTTGCATGGTTTAAAGTATAATAAATTTAATATTTATAATGGTGACACATTAGAAGATGATGGTTTTAAAGGACAAGAATTTGAAATAATTGTTGCAAATCCGCCATATAGTTCTCATTGATCGGCAAATCAAAAATTTTTAAGTGATGAGAGATTTAGTGCTTATGGAAAATTAGCACCAAAAACAAAAGCTGATTTTGCTTTTATTCAAAATATGATTTATAAATTATCTGATAATGGCGTAATGGCTGCTGTTATTCCTCGTGGAATTTTGTTTAGGGGTAATGCTGAATTAATTATTAGAAAATATATGATTGAAAAAAATTGAATTGATAATATTATTAGTTTACCAGTTAATATGTTTTATGGTACATCAATTCCCACTTGTATTATTGTGATGAAAAAATGTAAAATTGATAATTCAATTTTGTTTATTGATGCTTCGAAAGAATTTCAAAAGCAAGGAAATAAAAATACTTTAACCGATAAAAATATTATTAAAATTATTAATATTTTTAATAAAAGAAAAAATATTGATAAATTTTCTAATTTAGTTGATATAGAAATAATTAAAGAAAATGATTATAACTTAAATATTGCTCGTTATGTTGATAATACAGAAGAAAAAGAAATTATTAATATTAAAGCATTACAAGATAACTTAATTAATAATGAAAAAGAAATTCAAAAATTAGATGAAGAATTTAATTTAATGTTAAAAGATTTGGTGATTAATAATGAATAA
- a CDS encoding restriction endonuclease subunit S → MNKYLVPKIRFKGFNDFYYKTTFNKFYNKGKSGGTPSTKNKDFYNGEISFLSIKDVTNQGKYIFQTEKTITKKGLKNSSAWLVPKNSLIYSIYASVGFPTINKIPLATSQAFFSMEINNLYFSTEYLYYLLLKFKKKELNKFIIKQTQPNLSKKIINQFIFKIPSLQEQTKIVNFFSIIDRKIELIKEQLSLLEKQKQYYLNNMFANEKSYPKIRFKGFNDEWKSKKIKELGNIKTGKTPSTKNEKNWLNDVLWITIPDMTKKYLTNSKKKISLMASKKNPIVKEKSILFSCIGTIGNIGITTTITSFNQQINSISSIKDGVEYVYYLFQYNTEKIKSYSSAQTLPMINKNYFENIEIFVSLNYKEQTKIANFFSIIDRKIELIKEQLSLLEKQKQYYLNNMFI, encoded by the coding sequence ATGAATAAATATTTGGTGCCAAAAATTAGATTTAAAGGATTTAATGATTTTTATTATAAAACAACTTTTAATAAGTTTTATAATAAGGGTAAATCTGGAGGAACTCCAAGTACAAAAAATAAAGATTTTTATAATGGAGAAATATCATTTTTATCAATTAAAGATGTTACCAATCAAGGCAAATACATTTTTCAAACTGAAAAAACAATAACTAAAAAAGGACTTAAAAATTCTAGTGCTTGATTAGTACCAAAAAATTCATTAATATACTCTATATATGCTTCTGTTGGGTTTCCAACAATCAACAAAATTCCATTAGCTACTAGTCAAGCTTTTTTTTCTATGGAAATTAATAATTTATATTTTTCGACAGAATACTTATATTATTTATTACTTAAATTTAAGAAAAAAGAATTAAATAAATTTATTATAAAACAAACACAGCCCAACCTTTCTAAGAAAATAATTAATCAATTTATTTTTAAAATACCTAGTTTACAAGAACAAACTAAGATTGTAAACTTTTTTAGTATTATTGATAGAAAGATTGAATTAATTAAAGAACAATTAAGTTTATTAGAAAAACAAAAGCAATATTACTTAAATAATATGTTTGCAAATGAAAAAAGTTATCCAAAAATTAGATTTAAAGGATTTAACGATGAATGAAAAAGTAAAAAAATAAAAGAATTAGGTAATATTAAAACTGGTAAAACACCTTCTACAAAAAATGAAAAAAATTGATTAAATGATGTTCTTTGGATTACTATTCCAGATATGACAAAAAAATATTTAACAAATTCTAAAAAGAAAATTTCTTTAATGGCAAGTAAAAAAAACCCTATAGTAAAAGAAAAATCAATTTTATTTTCATGCATAGGTACAATTGGAAATATTGGTATTACAACAACTATAACATCATTCAATCAACAAATTAATTCTATTTCTTCAATAAAAGATGGTGTTGAATATGTATATTATTTATTTCAATATAATACTGAAAAAATAAAATCTTATTCTTCGGCACAAACACTTCCTATGATTAATAAAAATTATTTTGAAAATATTGAGATTTTTGTTTCACTTAATTACAAAGAACAAACTAAGATTGCAAACTTTTTTAGTATTATTGATAGAAAGATTGAATTAATTAAAGAACAATTAAGTTTATTAGAAAAACAAAAGCAATATTACTTAAATAATATGTTTATTTAA
- a CDS encoding UPF0236 family transposase-like protein translates to MLNIFNTINFREKVNTDVNEIGKKLILEEWERTDQELRKQNCNGQNGYIMWGKRPFTEKTEYGDITFFRTLFRFFNKDTNKYEFVFLFDKKVGRKKRSRISIFIKIAIWKLMDSAKRQRDIMDMYPKLNISKMTITNINKEIDFTKLFKEQLKTKTEKIIVQTPYLYAGVDDSFSNLTKYRKIEKNMFRTAYFHTGYDEKICIY, encoded by the coding sequence ATGTTAAATATTTTTAATACTATTAATTTTAGAGAAAAAGTAAATACTGATGTTAATGAAATAGGAAAAAAATTAATATTAGAAGAATGAGAAAGAACTGATCAAGAATTAAGAAAACAAAATTGTAATGGCCAAAATGGATATATTATGTGGGGTAAAAGACCTTTTACAGAAAAAACAGAGTATGGTGATATTACCTTTTTTAGAACATTATTTCGTTTTTTTAATAAAGATACTAATAAATATGAATTTGTTTTCTTATTTGACAAGAAAGTCGGAAGAAAAAAACGAAGTAGAATTAGTATTTTTATTAAAATAGCAATTTGAAAATTAATGGATAGTGCTAAAAGACAAAGAGATATTATGGATATGTACCCAAAATTAAATATATCAAAGATGACAATCACAAACATTAATAAGGAAATTGATTTTACTAAATTATTTAAAGAACAATTAAAAACAAAGACTGAAAAAATAATTGTCCAAACACCATATTTGTATGCTGGAGTTGACGACTCTTTTAGTAATTTAACAAAATATAGAAAAATAGAAAAAAATATGTTTAGAACAGCATATTTTCATACTGGGTATGATGAAAAGATATGTATTTATTAA